One region of Danio aesculapii chromosome 7, fDanAes4.1, whole genome shotgun sequence genomic DNA includes:
- the pdcd7 gene encoding programmed cell death protein 7 — MDNSHQFGYMRAPPPSFTDPAGLDGAVYSGPPPHHPPPQAGHSWDIYHHPPPATQHNWPPFPQFDPSRPPPGTFEPPQNHENPPPSWTQNQWSNVNINPPNHPQYPNSAPPSYQPYSRPDNSAYIHTSNQQNYTFTSRYTNEPQNSQNKSPSVTVSDEEAKQRLRDEQWIQRFLRTRNNYNKYNKTKQIKYKPSISEFREKLYGTVQMLADLNLFRQRLKDNLENEDVWTETLLKATEMKNNIQKRLKDLKEPDCISSVQRKLQQVNKKRARMRRRKMEQKEEKQEQEARRAEREAEIDKWQMKRFQEVEEKNREKELKLAADAVLSEVRKKQSDAKRMLDILKSLEKLRKLRKEAAARKGLFPGKESDDKFEGHLERLRSLIRKRTAVYDTEEKALRVMLEGEQEEERKRDRDRRLKRERDKLLQKKRELYAMLFGAELPTDHPLQPFLDYYTQAESSLPALIQIRREWDQFLVSVDHPDGTSVPNGWIIPEPPSDEIWATALEK; from the exons ATGGATAATTCTCATCAGTTCGGTTATATGAGGGCTCCGCCACCTTCATTCACTGATCCCGCGGGTTTAGATGGCGCTGTTTATTCAGGACCACCGCCTCATCATCCTCCACCGCAAGCGGGACACTCGTGGGACATTTATCATCACCCTCCACCGGCAACACAGCACAACTGGCCTCCGTTTCCACAATTCGACCCCAGCAGACCACCACCGGGGACGTTTGAACCTCCTCAAAACCATGAAAACCCTCCTCCGTCCTGGACGCAGAACCAATGGAGTAACGTTAATATAAACCCTCCAAATCATCCACAATATCCAAATTCAGCCCCTCCATCATATCAACCTTACAGCAGACCGGATAATTCAGCTTATATACACACTTCAAACCAACAGAATTACACATTTACTAGCAGATATACCAACGAGCCCCAAAacagccaaaataaaagtccctcAGTAACCGTGTCAGATGAAGAAGCAAAGCAAAGACTCCGAGACGAGCAGTGGATTCAGCGTTTCCTACGGACTagaaacaattataataaatacaataaaacaaagcaaattaaATACAAACCATCCATCTCTGAGTTCAGAGAGAAGCTGTACGGCACTGTTCAGATGCTGGCGGATTTAAATCTGTTCCGTCAGAGGCTGAAGGATAATCTGGAGAACGAAGATGTTTGGACGGAAACGCTCTTAAAAGCGACAGAAATGAAGAATAACATACAGAAGAGACTGAAAGATTTGAAGGAGCCCGACTGTATCAGCAGCGTCCAGAGAAAATTACAACAG GTCAACAAGAAAAGAGcgaggatgaggaggaggaagatgGAGCAGAAGGAGGAGAAGCAGGAGCAGGAGGCCAGACGTGCCGAACGAGAAGCGGAGATCGATAAATGGCAGATGAAACGCTTTCAAGAAGTGGAGGAAAAGAACAGA GAGAAAGAGTTGAAACTGGCTGCTGATGCAGTTCTCTCTGAGGTCAGAAAAAAGCAATCCGATGCCAAGAGAATGCTGGACATCCTCAAATCTCTGGAAAAACTCAGAAAACTCAGAAAAGAGGCTGCAGCAAGAAAAG GCTTGTTTCCGGGGAAAGAGAGTGACGACAAGTTTGAGGGCCACCTGGAGCGTTTGAGGAGCCTGATCCGCAAGCGAACGGCCGTGTACGACACTGAAGAGAAAGCTCTGAGAGTCATGCTGGAGGGAGAGCAGGAGGAGGAGCGCAAACGAGACCGAGACAGACgactaaagagagagagagacaaactcCTGCAGAAGAAGAGAGAGCTCTACGCAATGCTGTTCGGAG cTGAACTGCCGACTGATCATCCTCTTCAACCATTTTTGGATTACTACACACAGGCCGAGAGCTCCCTTCCTGCACTCATTCAGATCAG GCGAGAGTGGGATCAGTTCCTGGTCTCGGTCGATCATCCGGATGGGACGTCAGTTCCTAATGGCTGGATTATACCTGAACCTCCATCCGATGAAATATGGGCGACAGCGCTGGAGAAATGA